AATCATAGATCACGTAACCCAACAGGCCACCTCCAAACACGCCAGGAGTGGTAGTTGTAGTAGTGAAGAGCTTGACAAAATTCCAGAACTGGATGGACAAGAACAGCATGAAAAATAAATACAGCATATGGTAGAACAAAAATGGTAAGTTAAATACACGTTCTTTCGCAATCCTGCAGAGGGCATCCAACTCGGTTCGAATGGCTAACACTCTTTCATGTACAGGCAGGCAGTAAAAGGCTAAAGCAGTATATAGAACAAATGCGGAAAAGTGTTGCCATGCTTCAGTTGATGGGTGCCACTAACAGTGTTGTCCTGACATTTTACCAATGAGGAAGATTATATTTACCGGATAGCACAAGATGGCTGCTGCAGTTGGCGGAAATACAAGTCGAAGCCCATCCATTGGATGCTTGTGATGGCATCCATGCAGAAGATAATGAGCCGTGTTTGTCCTGCCATGCCAAAACAGCTCTGATCAGGAGATGGTCGTCTCATCTGTTAAGACTTATAAGCAGTAAATGGGAGCACAACTTACCAGTAACTTTTAGTGTCTATGTGGAACAGGTACCGATGCAGCACGTATTCAACCAGTGTCCAGATAAATATTCCTGCCACAACCATCAGCGCTACTTGTGGAACTGTGTGGCCCATTTGGATCGATGTATTCAGGCACCAGCAAACAACAGGCAACCAAATGAGAGGAACTGCCCACCATTTCGTACGTGTTAAGAACTGAAATGAGCCATTCATCAGAACATAATGTCCGAAATTTCAGATAGATGAAGTGCAAAAGAAAAAACAGAATGTTCACCTCCAATACATCATTGGCAAAAAACCGTGGCCCCTCCTTGCTGACAATTGGCTGGTGAACCCAGTCCTGATACTGTTCCTCCAGATGACCAACCTGAAAAATTACCAGCCAAATATTTGAATACATAATCAAAGAGCAGGCCTGGATTTGAACTGCACCCAAAC
Above is a window of Triticum dicoccoides isolate Atlit2015 ecotype Zavitan chromosome 5B, WEW_v2.0, whole genome shotgun sequence DNA encoding:
- the LOC119307094 gene encoding dihydroceramide fatty acyl 2-hydroxylase FAH1-like, producing the protein MVAQAFTVDLDKPLVFQVGHLEEQYQDWVHQPIVSKEGPRFFANDVLEFLTRTKWWAVPLIWLPVVCWCLNTSIQMGHTVPQVALMVVAGIFIWTLVEYVLHRYLFHIDTKSYWTNTAHYLLHGCHHKHPMDGLRLVFPPTAAAILCYPFWNFVKLFTTTTTTPGVFGGGLLGYVIYDCTHYYLHHAQPSFDPAKYLKKYHLNHHFRIQNKGFGITSTLWDHVFGTLPSTKTADKSS